The sequence cctgtaatcccagctactcaggaggctgaggtgggaggatgacttgagcccaggagttcaagatcagcctaggcaacgtagtgagaccatgtttaaaaaaaaaaaaaaaaaaaaaaaagaataaaatttatttcagtagTGTTTGGATTACATGTTATTGAAAGAACCTTGATTTATGCAGGTCAGTAGTTGCAgataagtttttaaataattcagcTTAGTACCTGAGAGCGTGCCTTaattaaactattccaaaagtCTGTAAGAGGAGCAGAGGGGAATTTGTGTTTCAGATTTGAGTTATTAACAATATCTAACAATTCatccaatttattaattttatagatgtaaattttagaaatagtACATAAAGTGGTTCCTCATGAGTTTAAatctttttggtagaaaatacaaaactaagaTATTTAgaagtatcatttttaaaaaatctcagataATTTAGTGCTGTGTCTGTTAAATAGTCACTGTTAAAAGGCACATTTCCTGTTCTGGATGTTCTCAGATTCTCCAGCACCAACTGGGTTTCCAAAAATTCAGTTCATTTCTTAAACTATCTGTCCTTAGTGCAGACCCCACAAGTTAAGGTCTCAGTCCCACGAGACTGCCGCCACTTCAGATACCAGTCACAAGTCTCGGTGCTTCtgagcaactggctataaatttgGGGATTCTCATAACTCCTCTTCTCAGTTTCAGTAATTTGCTAgaacaactcacagaactcaggaaaatacTTACATTTACTGGCTTATTGTgaaggatacaactcaggaaaTGTCAAATGCAAGGGATACATAGGGCAAGGTATCCCCATACCTGCAGCAGTGCAGAGCTTCCACTCCCTCTGGGCACACCACCCTCCCAGTAAGTCAACATGTTCACCAACCTGGAAGCTCCCTGTCCCTGTCATTTAGGGGTATTTATAGAGGTTTCATCATGTAGGTGTGATTGATTAAAGTATTGGTCTTGGTGATTGAGCTCATTTTCcaccctttctcccctccctggaAGGAGTGGGGACGGTGCTGAAAGTTGCAACCCTCTAATCttggcttggtctttctggtgaccagcgcATTCCCGCGGCTGTCAAGGGACCCCCAGCACCCAGTCATTCATTAACACACAAAAGACACTCTGACCAGTCAGGAGGTTCCAGGGGTtgtaggagctctgtgccaggaactgaggACAAAGACAAAATACGTATTTTTATTATACCACCTGTGTTGAATCTAAAAAGCTGACAATAAGCACCAAAACTTAAAAGAGTGATAACTATCTAAACCTTGATATAATCAAGACTCATTGTTGTACAACTGGCCTGTCTTTTAACTGAGCCAGTTGTACATGGAAACACATGGATATTTGCAGCCTTAGGGTGCTGATGGCTTGTTTTTAGTTGTCTGCCTCCGCATCATCAGCACAAAGAAACAATAACACATTTATAACAGTTCACATGCATGGACAGAGATAATAGACTCTGTACACATAAGTGAAATTGTCAGTACAGTTTAAAATGTTCTTGTTAAAATTTTGTGTGTATTGCAGttgagtttttaaactttttatttatgaaaagttTCACAACTGTATGACAGAGAAAATAGTACAATGAAAACTCCCATATACCTATTCCTGGACAACAGTTACCAAGATTTTGCCATACTtactatctctttttaaaaaaatccttttgaaaTATGTTAAACCAAATTCTGGTTTTGAAGCACTGAGACGTTTTAACACATTTTAGTATTAATAAtagttaaacatatatttaaaagaaaaattttaattggaCATTTATAGAATATCTGAAGTATGTTTGTGAAGTATAATTTATAAACCAGTACCCAATAATAATCATAGAAGATTCATGAGAAAGGTGTgtgaatgctttaaaaaaactattccaaatcccagctacttgggcagctgagatgggaggattgcttgagccccagagtttgaggctgcagtgagctgtgatcacaccactgcactccagcctgggcaacagagtgagagaccccttaaaaaaaaaaaaaaaaaaaaaaacaggctggacgcagtggcttatacctgtgaccccagtgctttgggagaccaaggcaggcagattgcttgagcccattgagaccagcctgggcaacttggctgtcctgtctctacataaaaaataaattaaaataaaaattagccaagcttagtggctcatgactgtggtcccggttacttgggaggctgaggtgggaggatcacttgagcctggggaagtcaaggctgcagtgagccatgatcaggccactgcactccagcctgggtaacagagacactgtgtcaagaaaaacaaaaataaaaactatagctATGATATTCCAGTGGTACTTGACTCTGATCCTGGATTAGGATTAGGAAGTAGGATTAGAGGGTcatcttttaatttcctttaaaatcatGAGATATTATAACCAATTCACTGAGTTTTTCTGTGCTACTCTTGTTTCAGATATCTACGTTAGGAAATCACTTTTTGCTTTAACGAAATTACCTCATTCACACCTTCCTAATATTTGCAGCACTTATCCTAGTAAGACCACAAttaaaaaggatttttatttttcacaagtgATTTAGAGAATTCCTGGTCCGACTTAGAGACAGAggttctaaagaaaaaataactttattgttTTACAATTTGTGTCTTAGTAAAATAAGGGCTATTTGTTTTAAAGCCATTTCCATATCTGGTTTTTCAAATTAGCTTTCTTATTTGgttcttttagtttttaggtCTACAGAGAGATGATTCTGAGCTGGTCacagtagattttttaaatttatttttgaaacagtctttttaaattctgttcTGTGGatacatggctttttttttttcttcttttttttttctttgagacagagtctaggctggaatgcagtggcgcaatctcggctcactgcagcttctgtctcccgggttcaagtgattctcctgcctcagcctcgtgagtgactgggactacaggcgtgtgccaccatgtctagctaatttttgtatttttagtagagatggggtttcaccatgttggccaggatggtctcaatctcttgacctcatgatgtgcccgtcttggcctcccaagatacTTATGTTTTTAACATTCAAAGATTCAGATCTGTTCACTGCATAAAGTTCTGACCCTGAAGCTGTCAGGCTGTGCTTAGGAACTGTCTCAGCACCAATCTGCCTCCCTGCACCATAGCTGTTGGTTTCTAAATATTCCTCCAGACCAGTTTTACCCTACAGAATGTTAACATCACATAATAATACATTGCAGCAGACTCTTGCTCTATTTATCCTTTTTCTAAATAGCTCTTTTGGTGTACTTACTATTCGTATCACTTGGATAATGCACATACACAACTTGGGATAGGAAAATTCATTTTAGGGTGTTGTGCCAGCTCTTCTCTTTCAGGCTGTGCTGCCATCCTTCCTGAACTTTAGAGATGCTTAATAAAAGCAAAGAGGGAAGAACTTGCTATTTGTTTATATGAATTTAGGTAAGAGAGGATATTTACCAGTGACAGATAATTCTTTAATAGatggtttttgtgttttattttagaatcacaaGAAGCTGATGAACAGCTTGTAGCAGAAGTGGTTGAAAAATGTTCATCTAAGACTTGTTCTAAACCTTCAGAAAATGAAGTGCCACAGCAGGCCATTGACTCTCTCTCAGTCAAGAATTTCAGAGAAGAACCTGAACATGATTTTAGCAAAATTTCCATCGTGAGGCCATTTTCAATAGAAACGAAGGATTCCACGGATATCTCGGCAGTCCTCGGAACAAAAGCAGCTCATGGCTGTGTAACTGCAGTCTCAGGCAAGGCTCTGCCTTCCAGCCCGCCAGACGCCCTCCAGGACGAGGCGATGACAGAAGGCAGCATGGGGGTCACCCTCGAGGCCTCTGCAGAAGCTGATCTAAAAGCTGGCAACTCCTGTCCAGAGCTTGTGCCCAGCAGAAGAAGCAAGCTGAGAAAGCCCAAGCCTGTCCCCCTGAGGAAGAAAGCAATTGGAGGAGAGTTCTCAGACACCAACGCTGCTGTGGAGGGCACACCTCTCCCCAAGGCATCCTATCACTTCAGTCCTGAAGAGTTGGATGAGAACACAAGTCCTTCTTTGCTAGGAGATGCCAGGTTCCAGAAGTCTCCCCCTGACCTTAAAGAAACTCCCGGCACTCTCAGTAGTGACACCAACGACTCAGGGGTTGAGCTGGGGGAGGAGTCGAGGAGCTCACCTCTCAAGCTTGAGTTTGATTTCACAGAAGATACAGCAAACATAGAGGCCAGGAAAGCCCTTCCAAGGAAGCTTGGCAGGAAACTGGGTAGCAAACTGACTCCCAAGATACAAAAAGATGGCATCAGTAAGTCAGCAGGTTTAGAACAGCCTACAGACCCAGTGGCACGAGACGGGCCTCTCTCCCAAACATCTTCCAAGCCAGATCCTAGTCAGTGGGAAAGCCCCAGCTTCAACCCCTTTGGGAGCCACTCTGTTCTGCAGAACTCCCCACCCCTCTCTTCTGAGGGCTCCTACCACTTTGACCCAGATAACTTTGACGAATCCATGGATCCCTTTAAACCAACTACGACCTTAACAAGCAGTGACTTTTGTTCTCCCACTGGTAATCACGTTAATGAAATCTTAGAATCACCCAAGAAGGCAAAGTCGCGTTTAATAACGTGAGTGACAGTGGGCGCTGGGTGTCGTGCTCTGTGTCTTCTCTGTTGAGTTTGGCAGCCAGCTACTTTTGGCTTTGGTGAACTGAATTTACCTTTGAGGTGCACCGAGGTTCATACAAAGCTTATAATGTTATCCTGCAGTCTTCACTATTTGGCTTAACTGTTGTGTGGAATCAGAAATACCAGAggtttccttttcagattgttgtCTTATTTCTGAATCCTTAGCTTAATCAGCTAAGTTCTTTTCCCTTGACCCTAGAgacttttttatgtttaaaaaaaatagaccaggcaccgtggctcacacctgtaatcccagcactttgggaggccgaggcaggtggatcacttgaggtccagagtttgagaccagtctgaccaacatggtgaaacctgtctctactaaaaatgcaaaaattatctgggcgtggtggtgcacacctgtagtcccagccacccgggaggctgagacatgagaattgcttgaacccaggaggcagaggttgcagtgagccgagatcacgccgctgctctccagcctgggtgacagcaagactccatctcaaaaaaaaaaaagaatggcatgaGATAGACAGGTAGAGATTTGATGGTTTTCAGAAATCCTGGCTGGACTGTTAGGAGTCGTGTTATAGACAATTCAAATGTCACTGCTGGCCACCGTCTTCATACTCTATGGATAAAACAGAAATTCCAGTCCTGTAACTTACCTCTGTAGCGTCAATAACGTGGGAAATGGTCCAAAAGGGTCTTGTAGAAAGAAGACTTTTTACATAAACAGAAAGCTGTGATTTTTGTGGGAAACAAACCTACCACTAAAATTGATGAGAATTCTTGTCTCCATGTGTAATTTCTGGCTCATCAGCCAGGAGGTAAAATTTCAATAAGaatcaagaatattttaaatgatcagTTAAAACTGAGTAAATTAGTTGGTTTAGTCAATCCCCCATCTCTCCTGGGAAATTATCTGACTTTTGCAAGGTCCTTGGTGTTTTCAGTGTAATTACCTAAGGTCCTATTCCATATCAAGTTTCAGTTTAACTTTGCTACAGGATTACTTTATCACAAAACTTGAGTAGATGATAATACAATCATACATCACTTAGCCACAGGGTAAGCCACAGGgaaatgcatccttaggtgattttgttgtgtgaacatcgtCAAGTGAACTTACTCAAACCTAGGTGGTGaaacctactacacacctaggctatatggtacagcctGTTACTCCTAGGCTACAACCCTGTACAATACAGCACATTATTGTACTGAATAggtgctaggtgtggtggctcacacctgtaatcccaacactttgggaggccaaggtgggaggatcccttgaggccaggagttcaagaccagcctgggcaacatagtgagaccccccctcccaccccccccccccaccgattccctgtctcttaaaaaaattttttttaattagctgggagtggtggtgcatgcctgtagtcccagctactcaggaggttgaggcaggaggattgcttgagcccaggaggttgaggttgctgtgagccatgattatgccattgtactccagcctggctggcagagcaagactctgtctttaaaaaaaaaaaaaaaaaaaaaaaaaactactataggcagtgtaacacaatggtaagtatttgtgtatctaaacatatctaagcatagaaaaggtacagtaaaaatatagtataaaagataaaaaataatacacctgtatagggcccttaccatgaatggagcttgcagaactggacgttgctctgagtgagtcagtgagtggtgagtgaatgagaAGGCctgggacattactgtacactactgtagctTCTATAAACACGGTACACTTCAGCTAtgctaaatttatttaagtttttttccttcaataatAGATTAagtttagcttactgtaacttttactttatcaacttttaaattttttaagaagttttgactcttgtaataaaacttagcttaaaacacaaacacatggtacagctatacaaaaatattttctttatatccctattccataggttttctttgtgtaaaattatttatttgtttactttttaaaatttttgttaaaaactaagacacagacacacacattacCTAGGCCTACCCATTACCTAGGCCTACTCAGGATCGTCAGGACATCACTAGACAATagtttttcagttccattataaccctatgggaccaccatcgtatgcatgactgaaatgtcattacaTGGCACCTGACTGTATATCCTTTTGTGGCCCTAAAAAGGGCCACATTTTACTAAAAAGTTTGAGTAAAATGTAGATATAAAGAAGGACCAATGAGATGCAGGATGAAATATGGGAGTATGAGAAGCACTGTGTTTGTACTTGTCACTGTAGATCAGTTGGGGAAATGCTTCTCAGCATTGCTATGACTTAAAGAAAAACTCCAGATATCATGGTGACTTACAGCAGAAAGGAAGACGCCCAGAGGTTTAAAGAGCAGAAGGATCAACTTCAGTACCAAGAAAGTAGAGAGATATAGGAACCAGTTCCTCAGCAGCCCCAGAATGGCTAAGGGGAGTGAAATGTCATTAGTAGCTCTCGATCTGTTCTTTGATTATATATAAGCAGTTAAATGGTTGTTGGAAAATATTATTGATTGGGTGCCCTCTTTTGTGGCTTTTAAGGTTGGTTACTCCTCTCTAGACAGCACTTAGGGTATGTACTGGGCACGTCACTGCCTAGGTACTTCCTCCCCTAAATGTGGGATGCTTCTGCATACTGAAGTTGATAAGGAGTCATTTGTGAGTCTTTGAGTTGCATGCAACCAATGCATTAAATAAGATGAAATCTGGGCCAAAGAAAGGGTAATTTATTCTACACTTTATATTCGGCAGCAAGAAGCACCGTCTCTCGAGTCCTGCCACCCTCACCCAGTAGCCTTTTTCCCCtattctgtttttgttgaatGAACTTCTTGATCTAATACACTTAATAGGGCTTTTTTTAAGGCCTTATGCAATCAAAAATGTTGTCGTCTTGTTCTTTTTAGAAGAAAGGAGTGCTAGACCTCTTGGaagtttatttttcatctgtaaatttgAATTTGTGGCATTTCTGAGTGTTTCTACCAGTCTCCTTTGTAGTTGAGGTCTGTTCATCATTCACTCACTAGTGATAACATTCATGAATACgacatttttaatttgtatctcACCTCATAGAAAGAATTGTGCAGCTTTTACATCTGCCAGACTAGAGTTGAATATTCCAGTctttacatgatttttttctccatctgtctgtct comes from Pan troglodytes isolate AG18354 chromosome 7, NHGRI_mPanTro3-v2.0_pri, whole genome shotgun sequence and encodes:
- the TACC1 gene encoding transforming acidic coiled-coil-containing protein 1 isoform X11 encodes the protein MPPRPESQEADEQLVAEVVEKCSSKTCSKPSENEVPQQAIDSLSVKNFREEPEHDFSKISIVRPFSIETKDSTDISAVLGTKAAHGCVTAVSGKALPSSPPDALQDEAMTEGSMGVTLEASAEADLKAGNSCPELVPSRRSKLRKPKPVPLRKKAIGGEFSDTNAAVEGTPLPKASYHFSPEELDENTSPSLLGDARFQKSPPDLKETPGTLSSDTNDSGVELGEESRSSPLKLEFDFTEDTANIEARKALPRKLGRKLGSKLTPKIQKDGISKSAGLEQPTDPVARDGPLSQTSSKPDPSQWESPSFNPFGSHSVLQNSPPLSSEGSYHFDPDNFDESMDPFKPTTTLTSSDFCSPTGNHVNEILESPKKAKSRLITSGCKVKKHETQSLALDACSRDEGAVISQISDISNRDGHATDEEKLASTSCGQKSAGAEVKGIEKETCQKMEEDGSTVLGLLESSAEKAPVSVSCGGESPLDGICLSESDKTAVLTLIREEIITKEIEANEWKKKYEETRQEVLEMRKIVAEYEKTIAQMIEDEQRTSMTSQKSFQQLTMEKEQALADLNSVERSLSDLFRRYENLKGVLEGFKKNEEALKKCAQDYLARVKQEEQRYQALKIHAEEKLDKANEEIAQVRTKAKAESAALHAGLRKEQMKVESLERALQQKNQEIEELTKICDELIAKLGKTD
- the TACC1 gene encoding transforming acidic coiled-coil-containing protein 1 isoform X9, coding for MPPRPESQEADEQLVAEVVEKCSSKTCSKPSENEVPQQAIDSLSVKNFREEPEHDFSKISIVRPFSIETKDSTDISAVLGTKAAHGCVTAVSGKALPSSPPDALQDEAMTEGSMGVTLEASAEADLKAGNSCPELVPSRRSKLRKPKPVPLRKKAIGGEFSDTNAAVEGTPLPKASYHFSPEELDENTSPSLLGDARFQKSPPDLKETPGTLSSDTNDSGVELGEESRSSPLKLEFDFTEDTANIEARKALPRKLGRKLGSKLTPKIQKDGISKSAGLEQPTDPVARDGPLSQTSSKPDPSQWESPSFNPFGSHSVLQNSPPLSSEGSYHFDPDNFDESMDPFKPTTTLTSSDFCSPTGNHVNEILESPKKAKSRLITSGCKVKKHETQSLALDACSRDEGAVISQISDISNRDGHATDEEKLASTSCGQKSAGAEVKGEPEEDLEYFECSNVPVSTINHAFSSSEAGIEKETCQKMEEDGSTVLGLLESSAEKAPVSVSCGGESPLDGICLSESDKTAVLTLIREEIITKEIEANEWKKKYEETRQEVLEMRKIVAEYEKTIAQMIEDEQRTSMTSQKSFQQLTMEKEQALADLNSVERSLSDLFRRYENLKGVLEGFKKNEEALKKCAQDYLARVKQEEQRYQALKIHAEEKLDKANEEIAQVRTKAKAESAALHAGLRKEQMKVESLERALQQKNQEIEELTKICDELIAKLGKTD
- the TACC1 gene encoding transforming acidic coiled-coil-containing protein 1 isoform X10, with amino-acid sequence MAFSPWQILSPVQWAKWTWSAVRGGAAGEDEAGGPEGDPEEEDSQAETKSLSFSSDSEGNFETPEAETPIRSPFKESCDPSLGLAGPGAKSQESQEADEQLVAEVVEKCSSKTCSKPSENEVPQQAIDSLSVKNFREEPEHDFSKISIVRPFSIETKDSTDISAVLGTKAAHGCVTAVSGKALPSSPPDALQDEAMTEGSMGVTLEASAEADLKAGNSCPELVPSRRSKLRKPKPVPLRKKAIGGEFSDTNAAVEGTPLPKASYHFSPEELDENTSPSLLGDARFQKSPPDLKETPGTLSSDTNDSGVELGEESRSSPLKLEFDFTEDTANIEARKALPRKLGRKLGSKLTPKIQKDGISKSAGLEQPTDPVARDGPLSQTSSKPDPSQWESPSFNPFGSHSVLQNSPPLSSEGSYHFDPDNFDESMDPFKPTTTLTSSDFCSPTGNHVNEILESPKKAKSRLITTTEQVKFLCFLLSGCKVKKHETQSLALDACSRDEGAVISQISDISNRDGHATDEEKLASTSCGQKSAGAEVKGEPEEDLEYFECSNVPVSTINHAFSSSEAEDEQRTSMTSQKSFQQLTMEKEQALADLNSVERSLSDLFRRYENLKGVLEGFKKNEEALKKCAQDYLARVKQEEQRYQALKIHAEEKLDKANEEIAQVRTKAKAESAALHAGLRKEQMKVESLERALQQKNQEIEELTKICDELIAKLGKTD
- the TACC1 gene encoding transforming acidic coiled-coil-containing protein 1 isoform X8 produces the protein MPPRPESQEADEQLVAEVVEKCSSKTCSKPSENEVPQQAIDSLSVKNFREEPEHDFSKISIVRPFSIETKDSTDISAVLGTKAAHGCVTAVSGKALPSSPPDALQDEAMTEGSMGVTLEASAEADLKAGNSCPELVPSRRSKLRKPKPVPLRKKAIGGEFSDTNAAVEGTPLPKASYHFSPEELDENTSPSLLGDARFQKSPPDLKETPGTLSSDTNDSGVELGEESRSSPLKLEFDFTEDTANIEARKALPRKLGRKLGSKLTPKIQKDGISKSAGLEQPTDPVARDGPLSQTSSKPDPSQWESPSFNPFGSHSVLQNSPPLSSEGSYHFDPDNFDESMDPFKPTTTLTSSDFCSPTGNHVNEILESPKKAKSRLITTTEQVKFLCFLLSGCKVKKHETQSLALDACSRDEGAVISQISDISNRDGHATDEEKLASTSCGQKSAGAEVKGEPEEDLEYFECSNVPVSTINHAFSSSEAGIEKETCQKMEEDGSTVLGLLESSAEKAPVSVSCGGESPLDGICLSESDKTAVLTLIREEIITKEIEANEWKKKYEETRQEVLEMRKIVAEYEKTIAQMIEDEQRTSMTSQKSFQQLTMEKEQALADLNSVERSLSDLFRRYENLKGVLEGFKKNEEALKKCAQDYLARVKQEEQRYQALKIHAEEKLDKANEEIAQVRTKAKAESAALHAGLRKEQMKVESLERALQQKNQEIEELTKICDELIAKLGKTD